A region from the Rhodopseudomonas julia genome encodes:
- the coaBC gene encoding bifunctional phosphopantothenoylcysteine decarboxylase/phosphopantothenate--cysteine ligase CoaBC, producing the protein MTKLKDKRILLIIGGGIAAYKCLELIRLLKKAGASVSTVMTKAAQEFVTPLAVGALSHEPVFSELFDRQAEEDIGHIRLSRQADLIVVAPATADRLARLAAGLADDLAGAVLLASDKPVLLAPAMNPRMWVHPATRRNVAQLRSDGYGVIGPEAGEMAERDEAGEGRMSEPQAIFSEIERRLCGTPEGMGALSGRRVLVTSGPTHEPIDPVRYLANRSSGRQGHAIAGAFARAGAHVTLVSGPVTIPAPDGVDLVTVESAREMLAAVEAALPVDIAVLAAAVADWRTSEEAERKLKKTETGAPALTLVENPDILATLSRHQKRPRLVVGFAAETHDVVAHARAKLQRKGCDFILANDVSPGSGIMGGTENAVQLIGPASHEEWPRMSKEAVAERLVAQLGSELSSKM; encoded by the coding sequence ATGACGAAGCTCAAAGACAAGCGCATCCTGCTCATCATCGGCGGCGGAATTGCCGCCTACAAATGCCTGGAGCTCATCCGGCTTCTGAAGAAGGCAGGCGCCTCGGTCAGCACCGTGATGACCAAGGCGGCGCAGGAATTCGTCACACCGCTCGCCGTTGGCGCCTTGAGCCATGAACCGGTCTTCAGCGAGCTTTTCGACCGTCAGGCAGAGGAAGATATCGGCCATATCCGGCTGTCGCGGCAGGCGGATCTCATCGTCGTGGCACCGGCGACGGCCGACCGGCTGGCCCGGCTTGCCGCCGGTCTTGCCGACGATCTCGCAGGTGCCGTGCTGCTTGCGAGCGACAAGCCCGTGCTTCTTGCCCCCGCCATGAATCCGAGAATGTGGGTGCATCCGGCGACCCGGCGCAATGTCGCGCAGCTTCGCAGCGACGGCTATGGCGTCATCGGTCCCGAAGCCGGCGAAATGGCGGAAAGGGACGAGGCCGGCGAAGGCCGGATGAGCGAGCCACAGGCGATCTTTTCGGAGATTGAACGGCGCCTCTGCGGAACGCCGGAAGGCATGGGGGCATTGTCCGGTCGGCGCGTTCTCGTCACCTCAGGCCCGACGCATGAACCCATTGATCCGGTGCGCTATCTCGCCAACAGATCTTCCGGGCGGCAGGGTCACGCCATCGCTGGCGCCTTCGCCAGAGCCGGTGCGCATGTGACGCTCGTCTCCGGGCCCGTTACGATTCCTGCGCCTGACGGCGTGGACCTCGTGACCGTGGAATCGGCCCGTGAGATGCTCGCAGCGGTCGAAGCCGCACTTCCCGTCGATATCGCAGTTCTCGCCGCAGCCGTCGCCGATTGGCGGACGTCGGAAGAGGCGGAGCGAAAGCTGAAAAAGACGGAAACCGGCGCTCCGGCCCTCACCCTGGTGGAAAATCCGGATATCCTGGCCACGCTCTCGCGGCACCAAAAACGACCGCGCCTCGTCGTCGGCTTCGCCGCGGAGACCCATGACGTCGTTGCCCACGCCCGCGCCAAGCTGCAGCGCAAAGGCTGCGACTTCATCCTAGCCAATGATGTCTCACCCGGCTCCGGCATCATGGGCGGCACGGAAAACGCCGTGCAGCTCATCGGGCCCGCAAGCCACGAAGAATGGCCGCGAATGAGCAAGGAAGCCGTCGCTGAGCGCCTGGTGGCACAGCTCGGCTCTGAGCTTTCTTCCAAAATGTGA
- a CDS encoding glycogen/starch/alpha-glucan phosphorylase, whose protein sequence is MNAATAVTLSRRIEDAEDVKRLIIEKLKYAVGKDPEHSVRQDWSAALILAVRDQLVDHWMASTRRAYDQDQKRVYYLSMEFLIGRLLKDTIINLGLEAPVREALTELGADYDEILRSEPDAALGNGGLGRLAACFLDSMSTLGIPAHGYGIRYENGLFRQSIRDGWQAEEPEDWLVTGHNWEFERPEVVYNIPFGGEVITTPDGKPIWHPAEVMLAAAYDTPIAGWRGRHVNTLRLWAGKPAKRVDLDRFNRGEYLSAMEAAVRAETVSRILYPDDTTEEGKNLRLRQEFFFTSASLQDLLRRYLSSHDDITKLPEKVAIQLNDTHPAIAVAELMRLLVDTHGLSMEVAFQLTRNTLSYTNHTLMPEALERWSLQLFGSVLPRHLDIIRWIDEQHLRTAAAAKRTLDLERVRIVDHTNGQGVRMGHLAFVGSHRVNGVSALHADLMKQTVFHDLDSLYPSRILGVTNGVTPRRWLHSCNKPLSDLLIETIGEDWIGDLEAIEAVAPYAEDAAFRERFRAAKHENKCRLVTEIQSRVGIHVSPDAMFDVQIKRMHEYKRQLLNIMEAVAQYFAIRNDPAADWTPRVKIFGGKAAPGYEMAKLIIKLINDVARAVNSDPVVGDRLKIVFLPNYNVSTAERIIPAADLSEQISTAGMEASGTGNMKLALNGALTIGTLDGANVEICDRVGRDNIHIFGLTAEDVANYRVSGYDSRAVIDGNETLKTVLDAIGSGVFSPEDPNRFRAIVDRLSYDDYFFVTADFAAYLDEQRKVDRAFMDKEDWTRRTILNTARVGWFSADRAIRDYAREIWNVETPSAEEINQGGQ, encoded by the coding sequence ATGAATGCAGCGACAGCCGTCACTCTTTCGCGCCGCATCGAGGATGCGGAAGATGTGAAAAGGCTCATCATCGAGAAGCTGAAATATGCGGTCGGCAAGGATCCGGAGCATTCGGTCCGCCAGGATTGGAGCGCCGCGCTCATTCTGGCTGTACGCGATCAGCTTGTTGATCACTGGATGGCCTCCACGCGCCGCGCCTACGATCAGGACCAGAAGCGGGTCTATTACCTGTCGATGGAATTTCTGATCGGCCGTCTGCTCAAAGACACGATCATCAATCTCGGGCTTGAAGCTCCGGTGCGTGAAGCGCTGACGGAGCTCGGTGCCGACTACGACGAGATCCTGCGCTCAGAGCCCGATGCCGCCTTGGGCAATGGCGGCCTAGGGCGCCTTGCGGCCTGCTTCCTCGATTCCATGTCGACCCTGGGCATTCCGGCCCACGGTTACGGGATTCGCTATGAGAACGGCCTCTTCCGTCAGTCGATTCGCGATGGCTGGCAGGCGGAGGAGCCGGAGGATTGGCTGGTCACCGGTCACAATTGGGAGTTCGAGCGCCCCGAGGTCGTCTACAACATTCCCTTCGGCGGCGAGGTGATCACCACGCCGGACGGCAAGCCGATCTGGCATCCGGCAGAAGTCATGCTGGCCGCAGCCTACGACACGCCGATCGCCGGCTGGCGCGGCCGTCACGTCAACACGCTCAGGCTTTGGGCCGGCAAACCCGCCAAACGCGTCGATCTCGATCGCTTCAACCGTGGCGAATATCTCTCCGCCATGGAGGCGGCGGTGCGCGCGGAGACGGTGTCGCGCATTCTCTACCCGGACGACACCACCGAGGAAGGCAAGAACCTCCGCCTGCGCCAGGAGTTTTTCTTCACCTCCGCATCGCTGCAGGACCTCCTGCGTCGCTACCTGTCGTCGCATGACGACATCACGAAGCTTCCGGAAAAGGTGGCGATCCAGCTCAACGACACGCATCCCGCGATCGCGGTTGCCGAACTCATGCGCCTTCTGGTCGACACGCACGGCCTGTCGATGGAAGTCGCGTTCCAGCTCACCCGCAATACGCTTTCCTACACCAACCACACCTTGATGCCGGAAGCTCTGGAGCGCTGGTCGCTGCAGCTTTTCGGCTCCGTTCTGCCGCGCCATCTCGACATCATCCGCTGGATCGACGAGCAGCATCTGCGGACGGCCGCCGCCGCCAAGCGCACGCTCGATCTGGAGCGCGTGCGCATCGTCGACCACACCAATGGCCAGGGCGTGCGGATGGGGCATCTCGCTTTTGTCGGCAGCCACCGCGTCAACGGCGTCTCGGCCCTGCACGCGGATCTGATGAAGCAAACGGTCTTCCACGATCTCGATTCGCTCTATCCGAGCCGCATCCTCGGCGTCACCAACGGTGTTACGCCGCGGCGCTGGCTGCATTCGTGCAACAAGCCGCTGAGCGATCTCCTGATCGAGACCATCGGCGAGGACTGGATCGGCGACCTGGAAGCCATCGAGGCGGTGGCGCCCTATGCGGAGGATGCGGCCTTCCGCGAACGCTTCCGTGCCGCCAAACACGAGAACAAATGCCGTCTGGTGACGGAGATCCAGAGCCGCGTCGGCATCCATGTGTCACCGGACGCCATGTTCGACGTCCAGATCAAGCGCATGCACGAGTATAAGCGGCAGCTTCTCAACATCATGGAGGCGGTGGCGCAGTATTTTGCCATCCGCAACGATCCGGCCGCCGACTGGACGCCGCGCGTCAAGATCTTTGGTGGCAAGGCCGCTCCCGGCTACGAGATGGCGAAGCTGATCATCAAGTTGATCAATGATGTCGCACGGGCCGTCAACAGCGATCCTGTGGTCGGCGACCGACTGAAGATCGTCTTCCTGCCGAACTACAATGTCTCAACCGCTGAGCGCATCATCCCCGCGGCCGATCTCTCCGAGCAGATTTCGACCGCCGGCATGGAAGCCTCCGGCACCGGCAACATGAAGCTCGCTCTCAATGGTGCTTTGACGATCGGCACGCTCGACGGCGCCAATGTCGAGATCTGTGATCGGGTCGGGCGCGATAACATCCATATCTTCGGTCTGACCGCGGAGGATGTCGCCAATTATCGCGTCTCCGGTTACGATTCGCGCGCTGTCATCGACGGCAACGAGACCCTCAAGACTGTCCTCGATGCGATCGGCTCGGGCGTTTTCTCGCCGGAGGATCCAAATCGCTTCCGTGCCATTGTCGACCGGCTTTCCTATGACGATTATTTCTTCGTCACGGCGGATTTTGCCGCCTATCTCGACGAGCAGCGCAAGGTCGATCGGGCGTTCATGGACAAGGAGGACTGGACGCGTCGTACGATCTTGAACACGGCACGGGTCGGCTGGTTCTCTGCAGACCGCGCCATTCGCGATTACGCCCGCGAGATCTGGAACGTCGAGACGCCTTCGGCGGAAGAGATCAACCAGGGCGGCCAATAG
- a CDS encoding malonate--CoA ligase — protein sequence MDRNLYTRLAALFPAAIKAAPFARLTDGRRLTYADVENGSARFANALVKLGVKPGDRVAVQVEKSIEAVLLYLGTVRAGAVFLPLNTAYTPAEVAYFLKDAEPALFVCDPAKAEILSPVAEEAGARLETLGVRKKREKASGSLDRLGVSAGDQFKTVARADDDLAAILYTSGTTGRSKGAMLSHDNLVSNALTLTDLWQFSEDDVLLHALPVFHTHGLFTACNVVLAAGASMIFLPRFDLDLVIEALPQATVMMGVPTFYTRLLDDPRLVHKLVQEVRLFISGSAPLLPATHAAFLERTGHAVLERYGMTETSMNTSNPYVGDRRPGTVGLPLPGVDLRIADPETGSPKKMSEIGVIEVKGPNVFMGYWRMPEKTAEEFHDGWFRTGDLGLIDEAGYVHIVGRAKDLIISGGLNIYPKEIEIVLDACAGVLESAVIGVPHPDFGEAVIALVVPAPGKAPEAEKLSAVLAEKLASFKQPKALIFVEDLPRNTMGKVEKSKLRAQFSQVLQEIEAGKDRPIPVGRP from the coding sequence ATGGATCGCAATCTCTATACCCGTCTCGCCGCCCTTTTTCCCGCCGCGATCAAAGCCGCGCCCTTTGCGCGCCTGACGGACGGGCGAAGGCTGACATATGCCGACGTGGAAAACGGCTCCGCCCGCTTTGCCAATGCGCTCGTCAAACTTGGGGTGAAGCCCGGCGACCGAGTCGCTGTGCAGGTCGAAAAGAGCATTGAGGCGGTGCTTCTCTATCTCGGGACCGTTCGCGCCGGGGCCGTCTTCCTGCCCCTCAACACCGCCTATACGCCGGCCGAGGTCGCGTATTTTCTGAAAGATGCCGAGCCGGCACTCTTCGTCTGCGATCCCGCTAAAGCGGAGATCCTCTCACCGGTCGCGGAAGAAGCCGGGGCACGGCTTGAGACGCTCGGTGTGCGCAAGAAGCGCGAAAAAGCCTCAGGCAGTCTCGATCGCCTCGGTGTTTCGGCCGGCGATCAATTCAAGACGGTGGCGCGGGCCGACGACGACCTCGCTGCGATCCTCTACACCTCCGGCACGACCGGCCGTTCCAAGGGCGCGATGCTGAGCCACGACAACCTCGTCTCCAACGCCCTCACCTTGACGGACCTTTGGCAGTTTTCGGAAGATGACGTCCTTCTCCACGCGCTGCCGGTCTTCCACACTCACGGTCTTTTCACGGCGTGCAATGTCGTTCTTGCCGCCGGGGCGTCGATGATTTTCCTGCCCCGCTTCGATCTCGACCTGGTGATCGAGGCCCTGCCGCAAGCCACGGTGATGATGGGGGTGCCGACTTTTTACACCCGTCTTCTTGACGATCCGCGCCTTGTGCACAAACTGGTGCAGGAAGTACGACTTTTCATTTCCGGTTCCGCACCCCTCCTGCCTGCAACCCATGCTGCCTTTCTCGAACGGACCGGCCATGCCGTCTTGGAACGCTACGGTATGACGGAAACGAGCATGAACACGTCGAACCCTTATGTGGGCGATCGCCGACCTGGAACGGTCGGCCTGCCCTTGCCAGGCGTCGATCTTCGCATCGCCGATCCGGAAACGGGTTCGCCGAAGAAGATGAGCGAGATCGGCGTCATCGAGGTGAAAGGACCGAACGTCTTCATGGGCTATTGGCGCATGCCGGAGAAGACGGCGGAGGAATTCCATGATGGGTGGTTTCGCACCGGAGATCTCGGCCTGATCGACGAAGCGGGCTATGTTCACATCGTCGGGCGGGCCAAGGACCTGATCATTTCCGGCGGTCTGAACATCTATCCGAAGGAGATCGAAATTGTCCTCGATGCCTGCGCCGGCGTTTTGGAGTCAGCAGTCATCGGGGTTCCGCATCCCGATTTCGGGGAGGCGGTGATCGCGCTCGTCGTTCCCGCGCCGGGGAAAGCGCCCGAAGCGGAGAAGCTGAGTGCCGTCCTGGCCGAGAAGCTCGCAAGCTTTAAGCAACCGAAGGCCCTTATTTTCGTGGAGGACCTGCCCCGCAACACCATGGGGAAGGTCGAAAAGAGCAAATTGCGCGCGCAATTCAGCCAGGTGCTGCAGGAAATTGAGGCAGGCAAGGATCGGCCGATTCCTGTAGGCAGGCCTTGA
- the dctP gene encoding TRAP transporter substrate-binding protein DctP, whose protein sequence is MLRTGQVTAGGAESFSGAMIDELEHALGEEKADLVLSRLSGGSKAEAFEPEALWDRLATGRVDVAALPLAAATSSDPIFGAASMPGLARRHADADALARSAFMADLKTHLDNAGMIVLADAWLAGGFVSSGACLEGPPSTSGKTLHAEGEPLRTVLTKSGASVARAPRARLAAALAGGVIDGALASSSVLADPELARAAKCLTAPGSDALWFSYEPIVIARPSWEALSEDERAALKAAGEKVTAWAARESRAQDDRLVQMYRKAGAEVEEMPRSALDQWLAVAVESSWRDFARDVKDGKRLLAEAITGD, encoded by the coding sequence ATGCTCCGCACCGGGCAGGTGACGGCGGGCGGTGCGGAGAGCTTCTCTGGCGCGATGATCGACGAACTCGAACATGCGCTCGGCGAAGAGAAGGCCGACCTCGTCTTGAGCCGTCTGTCGGGAGGTTCGAAGGCCGAAGCCTTCGAGCCCGAGGCTCTCTGGGACCGGCTCGCGACCGGCCGCGTCGATGTCGCGGCTCTGCCGCTCGCTGCGGCCACCTCTTCTGATCCAATTTTCGGGGCGGCGTCGATGCCCGGTCTGGCGCGCCGGCATGCCGATGCGGACGCCCTTGCCCGGTCGGCCTTCATGGCCGACCTCAAGACCCATCTCGACAATGCTGGCATGATCGTTCTCGCCGATGCCTGGCTTGCCGGCGGTTTCGTCTCCTCCGGGGCCTGTCTTGAAGGGCCGCCATCGACGAGCGGCAAGACCCTGCATGCCGAGGGCGAGCCTCTGCGCACCGTCCTGACGAAATCCGGAGCGTCGGTGGCGCGGGCGCCGCGTGCACGTCTCGCTGCAGCCCTTGCGGGCGGGGTCATCGATGGCGCGCTTGCCTCATCCTCCGTCCTTGCCGACCCCGAACTGGCGCGTGCCGCCAAATGTCTGACGGCGCCCGGCAGCGACGCTCTCTGGTTCAGCTACGAGCCGATCGTCATCGCGCGCCCGAGCTGGGAAGCATTGAGTGAGGACGAACGCGCCGCTCTCAAAGCGGCGGGCGAAAAAGTCACGGCCTGGGCTGCGCGGGAATCCCGCGCCCAGGACGACCGGCTGGTGCAGATGTATCGGAAGGCGGGCGCTGAGGTGGAAGAGATGCCGCGCTCCGCGCTTGACCAATGGCTGGCCGTCGCAGTGGAATCGAGCTGGCGCGATTTCGCGCGCGACGTGAAGGACGGCAAGCGTCTTCTTGCTGAGGCGATCACGGGCGATTGA
- the lnt gene encoding apolipoprotein N-acyltransferase — protein sequence MNRFAQAIILSWGWRRRGIAFSAGAVSALAQAPFFLFPLLWLTLPVLVLLIDGAVSSRFSGRTGRSMAAFGTGWWFGFGYFLAGLWWVGSAFLVEADQFGWLMPFAVVLLPAGLAILWGLGVVAARLIWSGSGWRIFALAFGLGGAEWLRGHLFTGFPWNAIGYALTAGEVMMQSASLANVYALSFLAVVIFSAPITLLTGERRRYVAPLLSVAVVLALAAYGLSRLGSASDATVPDINLRIVQPAVDQAQKWLPENRNRVFQDYLTLSAEAGRHPLDGETLVVWPETALPFILTDEPGALAAIGRLLPQGAHLVTGAARLENEPDGSRRVFNSIYLIDSDGTIVGSYDKVHLVPFGEYLPLQDLLDRIGLQQLSLLGGGFSSGTRRRTLTLPSAPPFVPLICYEIIFPGEILVDDGSRPGFILNVTNDAWFGHTPGPYQHLHQARVRAVEEGLPVVRAANTGISAIIDSYGRIRVSAKLGTKTFIDGGLPEAAEIPMAARWGGIFTLIHLLICFSAGFWALRRENVPVPLTPGASRQKR from the coding sequence ATGAATAGGTTCGCTCAGGCGATCATTCTTTCATGGGGGTGGCGCCGGCGGGGCATCGCTTTTTCGGCCGGAGCGGTTTCGGCCCTCGCGCAAGCGCCCTTCTTTCTGTTCCCGCTCCTGTGGCTGACGCTGCCGGTTCTCGTGCTTCTTATCGATGGCGCGGTCTCGTCGCGGTTTTCTGGCCGCACCGGACGCTCGATGGCGGCTTTCGGGACCGGATGGTGGTTCGGCTTCGGCTATTTCCTCGCCGGACTTTGGTGGGTCGGATCGGCCTTTCTCGTGGAGGCGGATCAGTTCGGCTGGCTGATGCCCTTCGCGGTCGTCCTTCTGCCCGCCGGCCTCGCCATCCTCTGGGGTCTCGGGGTCGTGGCGGCGCGGCTTATCTGGTCCGGCAGCGGCTGGCGGATCTTCGCTCTCGCATTCGGGCTCGGCGGCGCCGAGTGGCTGCGCGGCCATCTCTTCACCGGTTTCCCGTGGAACGCTATCGGTTATGCGCTGACGGCCGGCGAAGTGATGATGCAGTCGGCTTCGCTTGCCAATGTCTACGCCTTGAGCTTCCTCGCCGTCGTCATCTTCTCAGCGCCCATCACGCTGCTGACTGGAGAACGACGCAGATACGTGGCGCCCCTCCTATCGGTCGCCGTGGTTCTGGCGCTCGCGGCTTACGGGCTTTCGCGTCTCGGGTCCGCCTCAGATGCGACCGTGCCAGACATCAATCTCCGCATCGTCCAGCCTGCCGTCGACCAAGCGCAGAAATGGCTGCCGGAGAACCGGAATCGCGTGTTTCAGGATTATCTGACGCTCAGTGCCGAAGCCGGCCGCCATCCTCTCGATGGGGAAACGCTGGTGGTCTGGCCGGAAACCGCCCTGCCCTTCATCCTGACGGACGAGCCCGGCGCACTCGCCGCCATCGGCCGGCTCCTGCCGCAAGGCGCGCATCTCGTCACCGGAGCGGCGCGGCTCGAAAATGAACCGGACGGCAGCCGCCGCGTGTTCAACTCGATCTACCTCATCGACAGCGACGGAACGATCGTCGGATCGTACGATAAGGTGCATTTAGTACCGTTCGGAGAGTACCTTCCGCTGCAAGATTTGCTCGATCGCATCGGGCTTCAGCAGCTGTCTTTGCTCGGCGGCGGGTTCTCATCCGGCACGCGTCGGCGCACCCTCACGCTGCCGTCAGCACCGCCCTTCGTCCCCCTGATTTGTTACGAAATTATCTTTCCTGGTGAGATTCTCGTCGACGACGGTAGCCGCCCAGGTTTCATCTTGAACGTCACCAACGACGCCTGGTTCGGACATACGCCAGGGCCCTATCAGCATCTCCATCAGGCACGAGTTCGCGCTGTGGAAGAGGGCTTACCGGTGGTGAGAGCCGCCAATACCGGCATTTCGGCGATCATCGACTCCTACGGCCGCATCAGGGTGAGCGCAAAGCTCGGCACTAAGACTTTCATCGATGGCGGCCTTCCTGAAGCCGCTGAAATTCCCATGGCTGCACGCTGGGGTGGCATATTTACGTTAATTCACTTGTTAATCTGTTTTTCAGCCGGATTTTGGGCCCTGAGGCGAGAAAACGTGCCCGTACCATTGACTCCCGGGGCCTCCAGGCAGAAACGGTGA
- a CDS encoding helix-turn-helix domain-containing protein: MNEKRKPKSPDEIDAHIGRQVRMRRKMAGLSQEKLGEQLGVTFQQIQKYEKGANRIAASRLFQIAEVLGSPLSYFLPDNSGNGSEEGFAERQTAFVMDFVSTAEGVELNRSFTHIKSSKVRRRLIELVSEIARDQTDDPGQA, from the coding sequence ATGAACGAAAAGCGGAAGCCGAAGTCGCCGGACGAAATCGACGCTCACATCGGCAGGCAGGTCCGGATGCGCCGTAAGATGGCCGGGCTGTCTCAAGAGAAGCTTGGCGAGCAGCTCGGCGTCACGTTCCAGCAAATACAGAAATACGAAAAAGGTGCAAACCGCATCGCGGCCAGCCGACTCTTCCAGATCGCTGAAGTTCTTGGCAGTCCCTTGTCTTATTTCCTGCCTGACAATTCAGGGAATGGCAGCGAGGAAGGTTTCGCAGAGCGCCAGACGGCCTTCGTGATGGACTTCGTCTCAACAGCCGAAGGCGTGGAACTGAACCGTTCCTTCACGCACATCAAAAGCAGCAAGGTTCGCCGCCGCCTGATCGAACTGGTTTCTGAAATCGCGCGCGACCAAACGGACGACCCAGGCCAGGCATAG
- a CDS encoding M48 family metallopeptidase has translation MRFSRRKTPETCRLAFQESELAVKVRRSSRARRMILRLDAATGEPLLTLPAFVPLSAGESFLAGHRDWLAERMRAHEGGAPFVPGTYFSLRGEQCLIKTDPSRGLVRILDMEEGRAVVVPGDPRHLERRLSDWLKRQARRDLSEAVGAYCDVLGVRHRRIAVRDTRSRWGSCSSTGTLSFSWRLVLAPPHVLQYVAAHEVAHLREMNHSPRFWRLVGELYPGYEEARRWLRRHGAELHRIGRAVAQTS, from the coding sequence ATGCGATTCTCCCGCCGCAAAACCCCCGAAACCTGTCGTCTTGCCTTTCAGGAGAGCGAGCTTGCCGTGAAGGTACGCCGCTCGAGCCGGGCCCGGCGCATGATCCTGCGTCTCGACGCGGCGACGGGTGAACCGCTTTTGACGCTGCCTGCCTTTGTGCCGCTCTCTGCGGGAGAGAGCTTTCTGGCCGGCCACCGCGACTGGCTTGCCGAGCGGATGCGGGCGCATGAGGGTGGAGCCCCATTTGTGCCGGGGACGTACTTTTCGCTGCGGGGAGAACAATGCCTCATCAAGACGGATCCGTCACGCGGTCTCGTCCGCATTTTGGATATGGAAGAAGGGCGCGCCGTCGTCGTTCCGGGCGATCCGCGCCATCTGGAGCGGCGTCTCTCCGATTGGCTGAAGCGTCAGGCGCGTCGTGACCTGAGTGAGGCGGTTGGCGCCTATTGCGACGTGCTGGGCGTCCGGCACCGACGCATCGCCGTGCGCGACACCAGGAGTCGCTGGGGCTCCTGTTCATCGACGGGGACGCTGTCGTTTTCCTGGCGGCTCGTTCTCGCGCCGCCGCATGTGCTGCAATATGTCGCGGCCCATGAAGTCGCCCATCTGCGCGAAATGAATCACTCGCCGCGCTTCTGGCGTCTCGTGGGCGAACTCTATCCCGGCTACGAAGAAGCGCGCAGATGGCTGCGCCGTCATGGCGCCGAGCTTCACCGCATCGGTCGAGCGGTTGCCCAGACGTCGTGA
- a CDS encoding DUF2852 domain-containing protein has protein sequence MNQTVTANRACSTRGRWSPLNILLMVIGFALFWPLGLAMLAWMIWGQELVRFGQDMRNQFRSQFGGITRQAGFGVGDTGNIAFDEYRTRELERLEEERRKIEGMRSEFEGFVKELRRAKDKEEFDRFMAEYRRRTDEGAQRAF, from the coding sequence ATGAACCAAACTGTTACTGCCAATCGGGCCTGTTCGACTCGGGGTCGCTGGTCACCACTGAACATTCTTCTAATGGTGATCGGTTTTGCTCTGTTCTGGCCGCTGGGCCTTGCCATGCTGGCCTGGATGATCTGGGGCCAGGAATTGGTCCGGTTCGGACAGGACATGCGCAATCAATTCCGCAGCCAGTTCGGCGGCATCACACGCCAAGCCGGATTTGGTGTCGGCGACACCGGCAATATCGCCTTCGACGAGTATCGCACCCGCGAGTTGGAGCGGCTCGAGGAAGAGCGCCGCAAGATCGAAGGTATGCGCAGCGAGTTCGAAGGCTTCGTCAAGGAATTGCGGCGGGCGAAGGACAAGGAAGAGTTCGATCGCTTCATGGCCGAGTACCGCCGGCGTACGGACGAGGGAGCGCAGCGCGCGTTCTAA